The Setaria italica strain Yugu1 chromosome VIII, Setaria_italica_v2.0, whole genome shotgun sequence genome includes the window GTCAACAAGAGTAGTTAAAATCTTTACAATTTCAGGGGTCAGAATTAGgcatgttgctgctgctgcaaggaGTAGGTCTAGGTCATGTCGCTCAGTCTCTTGGTCTTGATGTTGCTGTTAGaaccttgttttactattgaAAATCATCTGAATTCAGCCTCAAGTGTCTTGTGTTAATCGATTTGCTATTCATGACTCCAGGAATATTTTTCAAGAAATCAGTCAAAATTTACAAATTTTTCATAATTGCATACACATCATCATCGTTGCCTATGTCCATCTTCTTCTCTAGCTACCGATATTTCATTGAGCTTCGTGGACCTCAGGGTTCAAATTGACAGGACATTGGTTAGTTGTTCATCTGGCTTTCTTTCATCCATCAGTAGTTATATGCAATGGATATGTTGGACGTCAAATATAGTTGGAACTGAAAGATATGAAAATGATTATATGTTACGTGAATAGTGATTGATACTTATATCACTATTCCTTCATCTTTTTTTTCGGTAAATTTCGTATCTCTTAATTGTAGTTGAAGttgatctgaattttttttatgattGCAGTATCCCAATTTAGTGCATTTAAACTATTGATGGATGAAAGAAAGCCATTTGAATAACTGATCATTGTACATACAGTCAATGTGAACCATGATCCCAAAGAAGCTTAGTCGAAACATCGATCGCTAGAGATGGAGATGAACATGAGCATCGATATTGATGTGGATGCAATCATGCAAAGTCGTAAATTTGGACtgatattttgaaaaaaaaattccttgaCTCAATGAGTACCAAATCGAACAACACAGGAGACTTTAAACTGAATTCAGACGATACAAATAACTAGGGTAAAAACAAGGTTCTCTCAACAGAATCGACACTAAGAGAATACTGCAAAGCAACATTATTACCTAGACCAAACCAACTTCTAGCAAGAACAACACGCCTAATTCCAAACGCTGAAATTCTAAAGAACTAAACTATTCTTGTGAACCCCAGGAATTTTGGTCGGAATTTCGGTGCAAAAAGTCACGCAAAATTCCTGCAAATTCCCGGGGGTCTCGATGCACGGCTAGACCGCGGCGGGTTCAGACTCGTCCGTGGTCTGAACCACCACGTCCTGCTCTAAAAACGCTCGGACCGCCAGCGTGTCCGGGTGCCAGTCGCCCCTGACCACCTCAAGGATGCTGATCGCCGACACGCAGTGGTCTTCGGCGATGTCGCGCTCACCGGCCCTCATCATCACCCTAGCTCTCATCACCAGGAGCTCCGCCCTCACCCGCGCGAGCTCCCGGTACACCTTCGGGTCCAGCTCCATGTACGTGTTGCCGTTGCTCCGGCGAGACGACGGGGCGATGTACCTCTCCTCGGCCTCGAGGACGCCGTCGGTGGCCTCCCGGAGCAGCTCGAGCGCGGCGCCGTACGCCGAGTACCCGGCCACGCAGCGCGCGGCGAGCGGGAGCACGGAGACCGTGACGAACCGcgcgagctccggcggcggcagctcgacGACCGCGGCCGGGGACTCGAACCTGAACAGCGACAGGCACGCCGCCCAAGTGTGGTCCTGGGCGTtctgcgcggcggcgacggcgtccacgacggcgcgggcggcgcgaccGCCGGTGCCGACCTTGCGGCCGAAGAGGCGGAACACGCCGTGCACGGAGACGCACCCCTCACGCGTGCCCCGCCGGGCGACCCCTAGGCGCAGCAACGTCGCCAGCGCCTCCTGCTCGGCGCCACCGGCGAACGATGGCGTGCGTGGCGAGGTGCAGGATAGCTTCATCGTGCGCTTGAACCGCTCCCATGGCGTCTCGacgtccgcggcggcgcgggcggcgtccACGAGCATCGCCGCGgcgaccggcgccggcgcgaagTAGCTGGCGGCCTCGAGCAGCCGGAGCGCCACCgtgccgagccccgccgcctcccgttCCAGCAGCGCGAGGCACGCGTCCATTAGCCTCACCAGGCCCGGGTTGTCGCGGAGCGTGGCGCCGTCCCTGTCCCCCTCCCACGTCGCCGCCCGGTGCGGCGCGCGGCGCAtcgcccgccggagctcggccGGGCCGACGGGGACCTCGGAGAGCATCGCGCCGACGAGGGCGAGCCCTACTGGCGCGCTGGCTATCGCCTCCTGGATGACCCTAAGGATCGTCGTGTCGTCGGCGCCGAGCGTGGTGCGCGCGCCCTTCATCAGCCGCATGGCGTTCGCGTCGTCGAGGTCTCCCAGCGCGAGCGTCCTGACCCCACGCACGCCGCCCGCGAGCCGCGTCGTGACGACGACGCGGGTGCGCCGGCATCCGCGGGGCAGAAGCTCCCCGACGGCGCGGCCGTCCCACCAGTCCTTGTCGCTCTCGAGGTTGTCGATGATGACCAGGTACGGGATGTCGCGGGTGAGCTCCTTGTTGATCTTGGCGATGGCGTCGCCCTCGATGCCGTGGAGAGGTCTAGCGGAGCGGCCTTTGGACGACGAGAGGCTGTCGCCGACTGCGATGCCGAGGTGGTCGGCGAGCTTGAGGTAGCTCTGGCGGAGGTACCTCGCCTCGCCGTGCACCCAGAGCACCTTCTTGTACTCGTGCGAGTGCCGGTGCGCGAACTCGAGCGCCAGCTCCGTCTTCCCGGCGCCGGACGTGCCGGAGATGCAGACCACGCCGTCCAGGAAGGGGCCCTCGCCGCTGACGGCGCCGTCCAGGAACATCGGCCTCTTCCCGGCGGCCTTGTTATGAGCACTAGCGCCGCCGCGCAGCATGGATTCCAGTTCGAGGAGCTCCTTCTCCCGGCCGACGAAGCCCGCGTTCCAGGGGAACGGGATCTCCAGCTCCGCCTCGGCGCGCCACGCCCTGAtggccgcggccaccgcgcgccgcccgaGCCGCGCGCCGACGATCTCGAGCACGTCGAGGATGCGGTCACGGAGGTCGCCGACGCGCACCTCCACCGCCGACTCGGAGCGGGCGAGGCCCTCCACGGCCTCCCTCCActgctcctccgcgccgtcGTAGGCCATCCAGAGACGGCCCCCGTATTTCTCCCACaggtcgccgcgccgccccacgACGTCGTCGGCGGTGGCGAAGTCGCCCCGCCTGACCCCGACGAAGACCGGCACGAGCGCGCCGCGCGCCAGGAAGGTGCGGATCTCCTCGACGGCGTAGGGGTTGGCCAGCGTCGCCGGCGTGACGAGCACcacccccgccgcggccgcgtccATGGCGGCACGGGCCGCCGCGTGCGCCGGCGCGTCCACGCACAGGCGCCGGTCCGACGCGACGCAGGGCACGCCCAGGAGCTCAAGCTCGGCGCGCAGCCACGCCGCCATCCGCcgcgcgtcgccgccgtgcccgACGTACACGTCGCACTCGCGCACCATCGcccgcgccatcgccgccgccgccgcctcctcgcgctCGACCCCGTCGACGCCCAGGGAACTCCACAGCGtcgccttcctctcctcctcctccaggtcACGGATGCGGATCCCGCGCGCGGCACCGGAGCTCGACGACGCCGCGGTCATTGCCTCTTCTCTCTAGCTCGCTCGAGGGTTTCTTTTTCACTGGACAAGCGCCTAGATCCGGAGCTAGATTTCCGGCGAGTCCGAGAGGGGATCGATGTGACGGGGCACTCTAAATAGGCGAAATCGGGAAGGAGATGATGGAATCGAAGAAGTGGCATTGATGAAGTAGCTTGCATGTCCAGCAGTAGAAAACCAGGTGTTTCCAACTGGAAGCGAAGCAAAGCGGGAAAGTTTTGAACGGAAGGTGCTTCGCGTGGCACAATTTTTGgcatttttaaatatttttttcggCACGGATTAATTGCTGGCTAAAAAGTTTCTGACCAGTTTTTACCACACGATCATAGGAGACCTGATGGTGGGGCCATGGGATGGCAAATGCTGCGAGCCGCTTATCTTGGGATGGACGGTTGGGCATTGGTTATCTAGAGTGGAatcaaatttatgcaatattTTCACCGTTTTTTTATTTACCTGACCCTTTTGGTCCTCACATGAAATATAGCAGAGATTTATAAGTATACTCATTTGGAATGTCATGCATAAATGCATTCCAGCATATTCACAAGCGTATAGGCACTTGATAAGGCCATATGTAAAACCATACTAATTTTTTACTTGTATATAGTGTATCTCTTTGAGATTTCATCCATAAATGCACCCCTAAAAATTTGCATGCATAAACGTTGGTAAACATGAAAAACCGTAAGCATGACAATCACTCAAACAGGCCCAACAAGTTTGAACTTCAAATATAACTTTGTTTTTACCGGTGCAAAGCACAAAACGATCAGCTGGAGATTCGAATAGCATTTTGAGCAAATCTTTTAGTGGGGAAAATGGACCACAGGCACACAGTGAAATCTTTTTGAAGATATATAATATCTTAGTAACTTATTACTAGGTGTGGACGGTGTGCTTGATTGGCAACACAAAAAATTGCATCAATTCAGGAATGTTAATGCACTTGGAATTTTTGTGCAAACCTCCAAGGGCTAGGCCAAAGTATGGTTTGGAAATGTATCCATAGACAACTGGACAATTGATAAAGTTTGCCATGGAGATTTTCCAAATCAATGATAAATGAAAAGTGAATCTCCGTTTATACATTTCATTAATAGATCGAAAAATTTGCAGTCAAAGTGAAATTGGGCTAGTTAGAAAGACATACATCAAATATATTTGATGTAGATACTAGAAGCCAACTTCGTGGATGAAAATAATCGAACAAACCCATGAGCAATAAAAAATCCCTTCTCAAAATTCAAGTTCTAGATTATTTGGACCATGCTCTTCCTGAGATAACCATGCACCTAGCCGAACAACATAATAATAAGTTACTTTTACACTCTCGGATCAAGCAAAAATTCTAAGAAAAACAAATGTAGTAAGGATTTAGTAATTATCAAGGATATACACACCTTAGTGCAGGTAGCCACATGCTTCTTATTACAACATATGACCATATTCTGTAATCGTCCTTCAGTAATTTTTTATCCTCCTTGTGTCTATTTTCTTGAACACCCATGAATCATCCCATTATAGCCTTCAAATTCATCATATCAAAAGAGAAATGTATTATGCTCTGAAATTTTGGTTTATAACCACAGTTTATACAAATATGTCAGTGCTTCCTCTTTCTCATTGCAAAAAAGGGCTTCACAAATTGGTACTAGTAGTAGAGGCTTATGATTCTCATGACCATCACACAGAAAGGGGTTAGTAAGTTTTGTGTTCAAATACAACTTCATTTTTCTTCTGTGCAAAATACAAAAATGATCAACCAGAAATTTGAATAGCATTTTTAGCAAACGTTTTAGTGGGGGAAATGAACCATGTGCACATAGTGGAAGTCTATTTGAAGAAATAAAACTCTTAGTAATTTACTACTAGGTGCATGCATGAGCTACAAGGCGTGAAGGGTGTTCTTGATTAGCAAACCAACAAAATGGATCAATTCAAGAAAGGTAATGCATTTGAAAAATAATATGCCGAACTATAGCCACCCTCGTGCACCCTGCCAAAACCGCCCAACGCTGATGCCCATACGTGTGCCCACCACCCCTCCCTGCACAACCGCCTCTATCGTGGTGCGGATCAAACCAGTGATCCATGAATCCAGGCCACAAGAGCCCCATATTTGTAGTTCCCCGGGCTGGGAAGCCTCCAAAAAGTCACCTCCGTCGAGTCCAAGTTGACGAAGCCGAttgggaaggggagggggggtGTTGCACCAAAGGAGGAGAGGAAACTCGCATCTTCCCTTGCGCCCGCATGGGCTTGCTGTGGGTGTTCCAGCGGCGGTGAGGTCAGCTCAAGGTGGAGGTCGGCTCAATTACCCTGGTGCTAGGGTTCCACAGATCTTGCCCATGAGGGAcgaagaggagggagggagcggatACGCTATCACTAGATCTTTTCATCCTATTTTTGATGAACATCATTCGATATGCTAGCCAGATCCAAAAAGGTCTAAAACAACCGACCCAAATCCATAGATTCAATCACAAAGGTGCATGTAAAAAAATAGAATTCATAAACACATTTTTGCGATCCGATCCCTTGAAACCGTACTCAACATCAATCCTCACTATATGTCCACGTTTCTAGTGGAATCACTAAAATGCTAGATGAAAtggaaaccaaaaccaaagaTGTTAAAAATGGGAAGGAAATAGGGGAACCAAAACCTTACATATGTTCAATC containing:
- the LOC101769715 gene encoding uncharacterized protein LOC101769715 produces the protein MTAASSSSGAARGIRIRDLEEEERKATLWSSLGVDGVEREEAAAAAMARAMVRECDVYVGHGGDARRMAAWLRAELELLGVPCVASDRRLCVDAPAHAAARAAMDAAAAGVVLVTPATLANPYAVEEIRTFLARGALVPVFVGVRRGDFATADDVVGRRGDLWEKYGGRLWMAYDGAEEQWREAVEGLARSESAVEVRVGDLRDRILDVLEIVGARLGRRAVAAAIRAWRAEAELEIPFPWNAGFVGREKELLELESMLRGGASAHNKAAGKRPMFLDGAVSGEGPFLDGVVCISGTSGAGKTELALEFAHRHSHEYKKVLWVHGEARYLRQSYLKLADHLGIAVGDSLSSSKGRSARPLHGIEGDAIAKINKELTRDIPYLVIIDNLESDKDWWDGRAVGELLPRGCRRTRVVVTTRLAGGVRGVRTLALGDLDDANAMRLMKGARTTLGADDTTILRVIQEAIASAPVGLALVGAMLSEVPVGPAELRRAMRRAPHRAATWEGDRDGATLRDNPGLVRLMDACLALLEREAAGLGTVALRLLEAASYFAPAPVAAAMLVDAARAAADVETPWERFKRTMKLSCTSPRTPSFAGGAEQEALATLLRLGVARRGTREGCVSVHGVFRLFGRKVGTGGRAARAVVDAVAAAQNAQDHTWAACLSLFRFESPAAVVELPPPELARFVTVSVLPLAARCVAGYSAYGAALELLREATDGVLEAEERYIAPSSRRSNGNTYMELDPKVYRELARVRAELLVMRARVMMRAGERDIAEDHCVSAISILEVVRGDWHPDTLAVRAFLEQDVVVQTTDESEPAAV